A part of Desulfofundulus salinus genomic DNA contains:
- a CDS encoding FadR/GntR family transcriptional regulator codes for MIGRRKAWELIVEELRAMIRQGRFKPGDRLPSEAELAKMFGVSRSPIREALSVLEAAGIIASRQGGGSYVRAMSGPSLLESVILEAMDYKQALHLLEVRQILETEAAALASERRDEEDLAAMEEALLKFKLVTEDEGAIGDEEDFAFHRAVVVAAHNPVLIRIVDDISDLYRKCLSVTLAKNVGFRRKREQVFKEHAAIFEAIKEMQTNLARVQASVHLEKVKEKVKKLLESLEKNKGARIQD; via the coding sequence TTGATCGGCAGGCGCAAAGCTTGGGAATTAATTGTAGAAGAGTTACGGGCCATGATTCGACAGGGCCGGTTTAAGCCGGGTGACCGGCTACCATCGGAGGCAGAGTTGGCTAAGATGTTTGGCGTGAGCCGTTCACCAATACGGGAAGCCTTGAGCGTGCTTGAAGCTGCTGGGATCATCGCGTCCCGGCAGGGGGGAGGGAGTTACGTGCGTGCCATGAGCGGGCCTTCCCTCCTGGAATCCGTGATTTTGGAGGCCATGGATTATAAACAGGCACTTCACCTGCTGGAAGTGCGACAAATCCTGGAGACGGAAGCTGCAGCTTTGGCCTCCGAGCGCCGGGATGAGGAGGATTTAGCTGCTATGGAGGAGGCTTTGTTAAAGTTCAAACTGGTTACTGAAGATGAAGGGGCCATTGGTGATGAAGAAGATTTTGCCTTCCATCGCGCAGTGGTGGTGGCAGCCCATAACCCCGTTCTCATCCGCATTGTGGACGACATATCGGACTTGTATCGCAAGTGCCTCTCGGTTACCCTGGCCAAGAATGTGGGGTTTCGGCGGAAGCGAGAGCAGGTCTTCAAGGAACACGCGGCCATTTTCGAGGCCATCAAGGAGATGCAAACTAACCTCGCCCGGGTCCAGGCGAGCGTGCACCTGGAGAAGGTCAAGGAAAAGGTAAAAAAGTTGCTTGAGTCGTTGGAAAAAAATAAAGGAGCCCGGATACAGGACTGA
- a CDS encoding TRAP transporter permease, with amino-acid sequence MASPNTKEISLARDREAGGSTRKLSGWQKTIVAVIAILFSLFEIIANSLINMEEIYRNAISLAFMVTLAILLYPATRKSSQHRLSHWDALLAMVGAASVLYIVLFYTDLHVMRKSQAIMTDYIFAALTIVILLEVSRRVVGWFIPALCVLFLIYALYARYFPGMFAMAGFSLERLLFRMYMTTDGIFGMTLSIASTYIFIFILFGAFLRATGAASFFNDLAMALAGRWQGGPAQVAVISSAMMGSLNGSAVSNVATTGTFTIPLMKRVGYEPHFAGAVEAVSSTGGMIMPPIMGAAAFIMAGFLGIPYSTVILAAIVPALLYYASVIISVYLEARRLNLKGLDPSTLPRTSKILRERGVLLIPILVIFVTLLTGKTPLYAGFLGILTTIAASFFVPGCRLTLTKFLTALEEGATGILQVGIACASVGIIVGVVNMTGVGSVFAYNIINLSQGSILLALILVLLTSILLSMGLPSTALYIVVAVTAAPALVKAGVLPLAAHFFVFWFGAISNITPPVALASYTAAGIAESDPMRTGWAAFRLAIPGFLIPFLAAYNPILLMQTPPGESFSVPAMLLAVVTGLVGVSGLSVATINFLKGYLSLPERLLFFVGSTLLIIPGLVTDSIGMGILAIALALHFARASKEPHKAAVP; translated from the coding sequence GTGGCTTCTCCAAACACGAAAGAGATAAGCCTTGCCAGGGACAGAGAAGCAGGTGGCAGCACCCGAAAATTGAGTGGCTGGCAGAAAACCATAGTTGCTGTAATAGCCATTCTATTTTCCCTTTTTGAAATTATTGCCAACAGCCTTATAAACATGGAGGAAATTTATCGCAATGCAATTAGTCTGGCCTTTATGGTTACACTGGCCATTTTGCTGTATCCAGCTACTCGTAAGTCATCCCAACACCGGCTCTCTCACTGGGATGCCCTTTTGGCCATGGTAGGTGCTGCCAGTGTACTATATATTGTCCTTTTCTACACAGATCTCCATGTAATGAGAAAATCCCAGGCCATTATGACAGATTATATCTTTGCAGCCTTAACAATAGTTATTCTGCTAGAAGTTTCTCGCCGGGTGGTGGGCTGGTTTATTCCTGCCCTCTGTGTGCTGTTTCTGATCTATGCCCTTTATGCCCGCTATTTCCCCGGCATGTTCGCCATGGCTGGATTTTCCCTCGAGCGACTGCTTTTTAGAATGTACATGACCACAGACGGCATTTTTGGCATGACCCTTTCCATTGCTTCCACTTACATTTTCATCTTTATCTTATTCGGCGCTTTCCTGCGGGCTACCGGAGCTGCCTCGTTCTTCAATGACCTGGCCATGGCTCTTGCCGGAAGATGGCAAGGCGGCCCTGCACAAGTAGCAGTTATTTCCAGCGCCATGATGGGTTCCCTCAACGGAAGTGCCGTATCCAACGTGGCCACCACCGGCACCTTCACCATCCCCCTTATGAAACGCGTGGGGTATGAACCTCACTTTGCTGGCGCCGTGGAGGCAGTGAGCTCCACCGGAGGCATGATCATGCCTCCCATCATGGGGGCTGCCGCCTTTATCATGGCCGGCTTCCTGGGCATCCCTTATAGCACCGTGATACTGGCCGCCATCGTTCCAGCTCTCCTGTATTATGCATCCGTTATCATTTCAGTCTACCTTGAAGCACGCCGTTTGAACCTGAAAGGCCTGGATCCATCAACCCTGCCGCGGACTAGCAAGATTCTCCGGGAAAGGGGCGTACTACTGATCCCCATTCTAGTGATATTTGTAACCCTGCTCACCGGGAAAACCCCTCTCTACGCAGGTTTCTTAGGGATCCTGACCACCATCGCTGCCAGCTTCTTTGTCCCGGGTTGCCGGCTAACATTAACCAAATTCCTAACAGCGCTGGAAGAAGGTGCCACTGGCATACTTCAGGTGGGCATCGCCTGCGCCAGTGTAGGGATCATTGTTGGCGTTGTGAACATGACGGGTGTAGGGTCTGTTTTCGCTTATAACATCATTAACCTCTCCCAAGGCAGCATACTTCTAGCCCTGATTTTGGTCTTGCTGACATCTATCCTCTTAAGTATGGGGTTGCCATCCACGGCCCTTTACATTGTGGTAGCAGTAACAGCTGCACCTGCGCTAGTGAAAGCCGGCGTCCTCCCCCTGGCAGCACATTTCTTCGTTTTCTGGTTCGGAGCAATTTCCAACATCACGCCGCCGGTTGCACTGGCTTCCTACACCGCAGCCGGCATCGCTGAAAGCGATCCCATGCGCACAGGTTGGGCAGCCTTTCGCCTGGCCATTCCGGGCTTTCTCATTCCGTTCCTGGCTGCTTATAATCCCATCTTGCTAATGCAAACACCTCCAGGGGAATCGTTTTCTGTCCCTGCTATGCTCCTGGCAGTTGTTACTGGACTTGTTGGGGTATCTGGTCTTTCGGTAGCCACTATCAATTTTCTAAAGGGTTATCTCTCGTTGCCAGAACGCCTGCTATTTTTTGTTGGTTCCACTTTGCTCATCATCCCTGGTCTGGTCACGGACAGTATTGGTATGGGCATCCTGGCCATCGCCCTCGCCCTTCACTTTGCTCGCGCCTCAAAAGAACCCCATAAAGCCGCAGTCCCCTAA
- a CDS encoding TAXI family TRAP transporter solute-binding subunit produces the protein MRRRLNWKKVGCLALISLFLTLALTGCGGGGNGNTSAPKQQFLTVATASPGGTYYPIGVGLANLWSEKLKDKDIRVSAQSSAGSVENVDLLQKGEAQLGIFQGLIGVQAYEGRGRFEGSPYKGLRSIVMLWPNVEHFVLVNSAVKTGSVTDIKGTKFSIGPRASGTEESTLVIMKALGLNPNDISAEHLGYSDTASAIKDGRIQGGSMPAGIPVSAITDLYASRANVTILEFTDEQLQAVNNLYNTWFRFTIPPNTYPGVDKEIKTIAQPNWLGVADTVDEETVYLLTKTIFENLDAVHGIHDSAKNISLDNALKGLPVPLHPGAYRYFKEKGLDIPEKLIPPGVK, from the coding sequence GTGAGGAGAAGGCTTAACTGGAAAAAGGTGGGATGTTTGGCACTTATCTCTCTGTTTTTGACCCTGGCTCTAACCGGCTGCGGTGGAGGGGGAAATGGAAATACTTCGGCTCCCAAGCAGCAGTTTTTAACTGTGGCTACGGCATCTCCAGGCGGAACATACTATCCCATCGGTGTAGGACTGGCCAATCTATGGTCTGAAAAGTTAAAAGATAAGGACATTCGTGTCAGCGCCCAGTCTTCAGCCGGGTCGGTGGAGAATGTTGATCTCCTCCAAAAAGGCGAAGCCCAGTTAGGGATTTTCCAGGGGTTAATTGGTGTACAAGCTTATGAGGGTCGCGGGCGTTTTGAAGGCAGCCCCTATAAGGGCCTGCGCTCCATTGTCATGCTCTGGCCCAATGTGGAGCATTTCGTACTGGTAAACAGCGCCGTAAAAACGGGCAGCGTTACCGATATTAAAGGCACCAAGTTTTCCATTGGGCCCCGGGCCAGCGGTACAGAGGAATCGACCCTGGTGATAATGAAAGCCCTGGGCCTGAACCCTAACGATATCTCTGCAGAGCACCTTGGTTATAGCGATACGGCCTCGGCAATTAAAGACGGCCGTATTCAGGGTGGATCCATGCCGGCCGGCATCCCGGTATCTGCCATCACGGACCTTTATGCCAGTCGGGCTAATGTCACGATATTGGAGTTTACCGACGAACAACTGCAGGCCGTGAATAACCTCTATAACACCTGGTTCCGGTTCACCATCCCACCAAACACCTACCCGGGAGTGGACAAAGAAATAAAGACCATCGCTCAACCAAACTGGTTGGGAGTTGCCGATACTGTGGACGAGGAAACGGTTTACCTGTTAACAAAGACCATATTTGAAAATCTGGACGCCGTGCACGGTATCCATGACTCAGCTAAGAACATTTCACTGGACAACGCCTTAAAAGGGCTTCCCGTACCGCTGCATCCTGGCGCATACCGCTACTTTAAAGAAAAGGGACTGGATATTCCAGAAAAGCTTATCCCTCCTGGAGTCAAGTAG
- a CDS encoding FAD-binding oxidoreductase: protein MKKNEKIIKQLIKLLGQEKVYSSLEDCLCYSYDGTFRTGVPSVVVRPSSTQEVASVMKLASQENIPVVPRGAGTGLSGGAVPVEGSVVIDLTSMNRILKVDPANMLAVVEPGVVTAHLHKTVEEMGLFYPPDPSSANVSTIGGNIAECAGGPRGLKYGVTRDYVLGLEVVLAGGEVINCGGETIKNVSGYDLCRLFVGSEGTLGIVTRAVLRLIPKPEARRTIRADFKTIEEAAETITAILSAGVIPAALEIMDDVTIRCVENYLRVGLPLDVEAILLIEVDGPALSLPEQVKTIAALCQQYGAARVRVAETKEEETELWRARKSVSPAVVQVKPTKISEDATVPRKNVPALIKAIKEIARRYNLDIVIFGHAGDGNLHPNILVDKSNPEEMERAERAIAEIFQAALSLGGTLSGEHGIGLLKAPFLEMEYGQSGVALMRRIKEALDPRGILNPGKIFGGARN from the coding sequence ATGAAAAAAAATGAAAAAATTATCAAGCAACTAATTAAATTGCTGGGTCAAGAAAAGGTCTATTCTTCTCTGGAAGATTGCTTGTGTTATTCCTACGACGGCACCTTTAGAACAGGCGTTCCTTCGGTAGTTGTGCGCCCTTCCTCTACCCAAGAAGTGGCTTCGGTAATGAAGTTGGCTTCTCAGGAGAACATTCCCGTGGTGCCCCGGGGGGCCGGGACTGGTTTGAGTGGCGGTGCGGTGCCGGTAGAGGGAAGTGTCGTGATTGATTTGACCTCGATGAACAGGATTCTAAAAGTGGACCCGGCGAACATGTTGGCAGTGGTGGAGCCTGGTGTGGTTACCGCGCACCTGCACAAAACGGTAGAAGAAATGGGACTCTTTTACCCGCCCGATCCTTCCAGTGCCAATGTTTCTACCATTGGCGGTAACATCGCTGAATGCGCGGGTGGACCGCGGGGGTTAAAGTATGGCGTTACCCGGGACTATGTCCTGGGATTGGAAGTGGTTTTGGCTGGTGGTGAAGTGATTAATTGCGGGGGTGAAACCATAAAAAATGTCAGCGGGTATGACTTGTGCAGGCTCTTTGTAGGTTCCGAAGGTACACTGGGTATTGTTACCCGGGCTGTGCTTCGCCTAATCCCAAAGCCCGAAGCCAGGCGTACTATAAGGGCGGACTTTAAAACTATTGAGGAAGCTGCCGAAACCATAACGGCCATACTCTCTGCGGGTGTTATCCCTGCGGCCTTAGAAATCATGGACGACGTGACCATACGTTGTGTGGAAAATTACCTGCGAGTTGGCTTGCCGCTTGATGTGGAGGCTATTCTTCTTATAGAAGTAGATGGGCCAGCTCTTTCCCTTCCGGAACAAGTAAAAACCATTGCCGCCCTGTGCCAGCAATATGGGGCTGCAAGGGTAAGGGTGGCGGAAACAAAAGAGGAAGAAACAGAGCTGTGGAGGGCAAGAAAGTCCGTATCCCCGGCGGTGGTACAGGTTAAACCTACCAAGATCTCGGAAGACGCTACTGTTCCCCGTAAAAATGTTCCGGCTTTAATTAAGGCCATCAAGGAAATTGCCCGGAGGTACAATTTGGACATAGTTATTTTTGGCCATGCCGGTGACGGTAACTTGCACCCCAATATTTTGGTGGATAAAAGTAACCCGGAAGAAATGGAACGTGCTGAAAGAGCTATTGCCGAAATATTTCAAGCAGCCCTTTCCCTGGGAGGGACTCTTTCCGGAGAACACGGCATTGGACTTCTCAAAGCTCCGTTTCTAGAGATGGAATACGGCCAGTCAGGTGTGGCATTAATGCGCCGGATTAAGGAAGCTCTGGATCCGCGGGGTATTTTAAACCCCGGTAAAATTTTTGGGGGGGCAAGAAATTGA
- a CDS encoding (Fe-S)-binding protein has protein sequence MSNEAKAVKDQVNRCSKCGSCREVCPVFIEMNSEPWVARARVQLASAALEHQVDFSHRYKEIMESCLLCKACVAHCPNGVRVDKLVLWARQEAVKRQGLAFIKKVLLHNILRYNYRLDLMAKILAAYQATGIRLTPKDNLLPHFRTVPFRRLWHPKKLKKPSLVVAYFTGCMTQYVYHQTGRAVLHVLEENNVQVVLPEQWCCGMPALAAGDLQTARALAERNVESLTKAGVDYIITDCASCGEMLKGYGQLLGNDMARKFSGIVQDVSFFLVHTIGFRHPDKKVPLVVTYHDPCHLKRGQGTWAEPRKILAGIPGLTLVEMAESDRCCGSAGSFGFTHYDLSMKILQRKVENIRATGAQAVATGCPSCRLQIECGLKKADISMPVVHTVELLSRAYGLGMEGEAAC, from the coding sequence TTGAGTAATGAAGCAAAAGCCGTCAAGGACCAGGTAAACCGCTGCAGCAAGTGCGGGTCGTGTCGTGAAGTATGTCCCGTTTTTATTGAAATGAATAGCGAACCGTGGGTGGCCAGGGCGAGGGTGCAGCTTGCCAGTGCTGCTCTTGAACACCAAGTTGACTTTTCCCATCGTTATAAGGAAATTATGGAAAGCTGCCTCTTGTGTAAGGCATGTGTTGCCCATTGTCCAAACGGTGTACGGGTAGATAAGCTTGTGCTTTGGGCCAGGCAGGAAGCAGTAAAAAGGCAAGGCCTGGCTTTTATCAAAAAGGTACTTTTGCACAATATTTTACGTTATAATTACCGGCTAGACCTCATGGCCAAGATACTGGCAGCTTACCAGGCAACAGGCATACGCTTAACTCCTAAGGATAACCTTTTGCCTCATTTTCGCACGGTTCCTTTTCGACGGTTGTGGCATCCCAAGAAGCTAAAAAAACCATCTCTAGTGGTGGCCTATTTTACCGGTTGCATGACCCAATACGTGTACCACCAAACCGGCCGGGCCGTATTGCACGTATTGGAGGAAAACAACGTGCAGGTGGTTCTTCCTGAGCAATGGTGCTGCGGTATGCCTGCTCTAGCAGCAGGCGATTTGCAAACCGCCCGTGCGCTGGCTGAGCGCAACGTGGAAAGCTTAACGAAGGCCGGGGTTGACTACATCATTACCGATTGTGCCAGTTGCGGGGAAATGCTAAAAGGTTATGGCCAGTTGCTGGGTAATGATATGGCGCGCAAATTTAGCGGCATAGTTCAGGATGTTTCTTTCTTTCTTGTGCATACAATTGGTTTCCGGCACCCGGATAAAAAAGTGCCCCTGGTCGTCACCTATCACGATCCCTGCCACTTAAAGAGGGGGCAGGGAACTTGGGCCGAACCGAGAAAAATTCTGGCCGGCATTCCCGGCCTTACTCTTGTTGAGATGGCTGAAAGTGATCGCTGCTGTGGTTCGGCGGGTTCCTTTGGCTTTACTCACTATGACCTTTCCATGAAAATACTGCAGCGGAAAGTTGAAAATATTAGAGCCACTGGAGCCCAGGCAGTGGCAACCGGCTGCCCTTCCTGCCGCTTGCA